A stretch of the Osmerus eperlanus chromosome 10, fOsmEpe2.1, whole genome shotgun sequence genome encodes the following:
- the kif7 gene encoding kinesin-like protein kif7 isoform X2, with translation MSPKVPGGQGRPEDTAVQVAVRVRPLLPKELLHSHESCITADPEQCRVTLGHDRHFVCDYLFEETSCQEVVYTVCVQPLIEAFFQGFNATVFAYGQTGSGKTYTIGEANISSFRDEEQGIIPRAVAEVFKLLDENDLTDFSVRVSYLEIYKEDFRDLLEVETASKDIHIREDDKGNIVLCGVKECEVEGLDEVLSLLESGNTARHTGATQMNPHSSRSHTIFSVLMDQRRGGLRGQGAPTGSALHVLSSKFHFVDLAGSERILRTGNTGERLKESIQINSGLLALGNVIGALGDPKRRGTHIPYRDSKITRILKDSLGGNAKTLMIACISPSSSDFDESLNTLNYSQRARNIQNRATVNCRGEPDRVEGLEQQIRALRRALENRQRSETRIITRSDQDRRTRHGEGEISRLQAQSAHYRTCTDSAYRLLGELQCEGALSAEQGGRVKEWLCSVEEERSGLTTASGPDSGIEGSSTEDNSALRRAKAAVKNQGCEAVGEDRERGREGDGEREESVAPLRSQVQQLERENTDFLAALEDAMEQYKQQSDKLQEQQDLIAELQCLLSTPGVSGLGLNLRPRPHTAPMGATRHAHNGFAPGQASPVDCVESDQDHYGYGYPSCNLKVIGGERRDGEEEDGHVSLNRDRRKQMNQTLSKREGVSTAGRGLGSQPALSEQLPTSFCTRRPSNSSVGESSVGLGGSELGLMQAQQKIRELSVTIRMKEELIRELVKTGKDAQALNKQYSRKIVALEGEAEQARQELQEAQRQLQELERQERESSGASDRTRAQECRRKIAAAQSKVQVLNQRQRATARLASLSAQSERRVGELERSVQSMRQQQEQLQRRLRQESQQKRRLETEMQRRTHRVKELEIKNEQQQKILRIKTEEIAAFQKQRRSGSNGSVISLEEQQIEEQKRWLDEEMERVLEQRRGLEDLEGELTKREEILFKKEALLQERSGLETKRLRSSQALSQDLVTLSGRIESLERELSERNGQLRSGSAQDSQQIRQEISNLRQEKDTLLKQRVELDDKLRQGSLLSPEEERTVFQLDEAIEALDAAIEYKNEAITQRQRQLRASASMLSQWEMNLMAKLSYLSASETRALLCKYFDKVVSLREEERKLQLALADVEMRGEEQQKLVQWLENALERSQLDTDRRLTQQQKEHERSIQLLLQQCREQMDGGLAGRQRQYEGWIHNLSKELNLYKTANLELSSRLRELCGLACSPGDPGRVLGSLGSEGRAAGCGSVERLSRGPEDCSQSGSGSGSGSGEPERPPKSREEMRELVNAPLPATWRRSSLPTEDPCGMEELQLRATGEMPVHRVVQVGSGPWGGTPTLPLAKSRRESRRSSLNTGPLTSNNTIIDVRKNPV, from the exons ATGTCCCCCAAGGTACCTGGTGGCCAGGGCAGGCCAGAGGACACTGCAGTGCAGGTCGCTGTTCGAGTGCGCCCCCTTCTGCCCAAAGAACTGCTGCACAGCCATGAGAGCTGCATCACCGCTGACCCCGAGCAGTGCCGCGTCACACTCGGTCACGACCGACACTTCGTCTGCGACTACCTGTTTGAAGAGACCAGCTGCCAGGAAGTAGTTTACACTGTATGTGTCCAGCCTCTCATAGAAGCTTTTTTTCAGGGCTTCAATGCCACAGTTTTTGCTTATGGACAGACTGGCTCTGGCAAGACATACACGATTGGGGAGGCCAACATAT CCTCCTTCAGGGATGAGGAGCAGGGAATCATCCCCAGGGCTGTGGCTGAGGTCTTCAAGCTGCTCGATGAGAACGACCTCACTGACTTCTCCGTCCGAGTGTCCTACCTGGAGATCTACAAGGAGGACTTCAGAGACTTGCTGGAGGTGGAGACGGCCAGCAAGGACATCCATATCAGGGAGGATGACAAGGGCAACATTG tgCTGTGTGGGGTAAAGGAGTGTGAAGTGGAGGGTCTGGATGAGGTCTTGAGCCTTTTGGAGTCTGggaacacagccagacacactggCGCCACCCAGATGAATCCCCACTCCAGCCGGTCGCACACCATCTTCAGCGTGCTCATGGACCAGCGGCGGGGGGGCCTGAGGGGCCAGGGGGCCCCCACAGGATCCGCGCTTCACGTCCTATCATCCAAGTTCCACTTTGTGGACCTGGCGGGGTCGGAGCGTATCCTGCGGACTgggaacacaggagagaggctgaaggagagtATCCAGATCAACAGCGGCCTACTGGCCCTGGGCAACGTGATCGGAGCTCTGGGAGACCCCAAGAGAAGGGGCACCCACATACCCTACAGGGACTCCAAAATTACCAG GATCTTAAAAGACTCTCTGGGAGGAAACGCCAAAACGCTGATGATTGCCTGcatcagcccctcctcctccgactTTGACGAGAGTCTGAACACTCTCAACTACTCCCAGCGGGCCCGGAACATCCAGAACCGGGCCACTGTGAACTGCCGAGGCGAGCCAGACCGCGttgaggggctggagcagcagatCAGGGCTCTGCGCCGCGCCCTGGAAAACCGCCAGCGCTCCGAGACACGCATCATCACTCGCTCCGACCAGGACAGACGGACACgccacggagagggagagatcagcAGACTGCAGGCTCAGAGTGCCCACTACAGGACCTGCACCGACAGTGCATACAG GTTGCTTGGGGAGctgcagtgtgagggggctctGAGCgcggagcagggggggagggtgaaggagtgGCTGTGttcggtggaggaggagcggagcggCCTGACCACGGCCTCGGGGCCTGACAGCGGCATAGAAGGGAGCTCCACAGAGGACAACTCTGCCCTGAGGAGGGCCAAGGCCGCCGTCAAGAACCAG GGGTGTGAGGCTGTGGGAGAGGACcgtgagcgggggagagagggagacggagagagggaggagagtgtcgCCCCGCTCCGCTCTCAGGTccagcagctggagagagagaacacagactTCCTGGCTGCACTGGAGGATGCCATGGAGCAGTACAAACAACAG AGTGATAAGCTGCAGGAGCAGCAGGATCTCATAGCGGAGCTGCAGTGTCTGCTGTCTACTCCCGGCGTGTCGGGGCTGGGCCTAAACCTCCGTCCAcgcccccacactgcccccatGGGCGCCACACGCCACGCCCACAACGGATTTGCACCCGGACAG GCCAGCCCAGTGGACTGTGTGGAGAGTGATCAGGACCACTATGGTTACGGTTACCCTTCCTGTAACCTCAAGGTCAttgggggagaaaggagggacgGCGAGGAAGAGGATGGCCATGTGTCTCTGAACCGGGACAGACGGAA ACAGATGAACCAGACATTGTCCAAGCGGGAGGGTGTGTcaacagcagggagggggttgggCTCTCAGCCTGCATTATCAGAGCAGCTGCCCACCTCCTTCTGCACCAGACGACCAT ctaacTCCAGTGTAGGTGAGAGCTCGGTGGGTCTGGGGGGGTCGGAGCTGGGGCTCATGCAGGCCCAGCAGAAGATCAGGGAGCTGTCAGTCACCATCCGCATGAAGGAGGAGCTGATCAGGGAGCTAGTCAAGACAG gtaaggACGCGCAGGCCCTGAACAAGCAGTACAGCCGTAAGATCGTGGCCCTGGAGGGCGAGGCGGAGCAGGCCCGCCAGGAGCTGCAGGAGGCGCAGCGGCagctgcaggagctggagcgccaggagagggagagcagcggCGCCTCGGACCGCACGCGCGCCCAGGAGTGTCGCAGGAAGATCGCTGCCGCTCAGAGCAAAGTTCAG gtcctgAACCAGCGTCAGAGGGCCACGGCGCGGCTGGCGTCGCTGTCGGCCCAGAGCGAGCGGCGCGTGGGGGAGCTGGAGCGCAGCGTGCAGAGCATGCggcagcagcaggagcagctgCAGCGGAGGCTGCGCCAGGAGAGCCAGCAGAAACGCCGCCTGGAGACGGAGATGCAGAGGCGCACGCACCGAGTCAAG GAGCTGGAGATCAAGAATGAGCAGCAGCAGAAGATCCTGAGGATAAAGACGGAGGAGATCGCAGCCTTCCAGAAGCAGCGGCGCAGCGGCAGCAACGGCTCCGTCATCTccctggaggagcagcag ATCGAGGAGCAGAAGCGCTGGCTGGACGAGGAGATGGAGCGTGtcctggagcagaggaggggtctggaggacctggagggggagctgaccaagagagaggagatccTCTTCAAGAAAGAGGCTCTGCTGCAAGAACGCAGCGGCCTGGAGACCAAGAGGCTACGATCCAGCcag GCCCTCAGTCAGGACCTGGTGACCCTCTCAGGGCGTATCGAGTCGCTGGAGCGGGAGCTGAGCGAGAGGAACGGCCAGCTTCGCTCTGGCAGCGCCCAGGACTCCCAGCAGATCCGCCAGGAGATCTCCAACCTGCGGCAGGAGAAGGACACACTGCTGAAGCAGAGGGTGGAACTGGACGACAAGCTGAGACAAGGCAGCCTGCTCTCACCTGAg gaggagaggactgtGTTCCAGCTGGACGAGGCCATCGAGGCTCTGGACGCAGCCATCGAGTACAAGAACGAGGCCATCacccagaggcagaggcagcttCGAGCCTCGGCCAGCATGCTCTCTCAGTGGGAGATGAACCTCATGGCCAAGCTCAGCTACCTGTCGGCTTCCGAGACACGAGCCCTCCTCTGCAAGTACTTTGAcaag GTGGTGTCTCTGCGCGAGGAGGAGCGTAAGCTTCAGCTGGCCCTGGCGGATGTGGAGATGCGAGGGGAGGAGCAGCAGAAGCTGGTGCAGTGGCTGGAGAACGCTCTGGAGCGCTCCCAGCTGGACACAGACCGCCGGCTCACCCAACAGCAGAAGGAGCACGAGAGGAGCATCCAGCTCCTGCTCCAGCAGTGCCGAG AGCAAATGGACGGGGGCCTGGCGGGCCGTCAGAGGCAGTACGAGGGCTGGATCCATAACCTCAGCAAGGAGCTGAACCTCTACAAGACAGCCAACCTGGAGCTGAGCAGCAGGCTGAGGGAGCTGTGTGGGCTGGCCTGCTCGCCTGGCGACCCGGGCAGAG TGCTGGGCTCACTGGGCTCtgaggggagggcagcaggctGTGGTAGTGTGGAGAGGCTGAGCAGAGGCCCAGAGGACTGCAGCCAGAGTGGGAGTGGAAGcgggagtgggagtggggagCCAGAGAGACCCCCCAAAtccagagaggagatgagggagctGGTGAACGCACCTCTACCCGCCACCTGGAGGCGCTCTTCCCTCCCCACGGAGGACCCCTGCGGCATGGAGGAGCTGCAGCTCAGGGCGACTGGCGAGATGCCTGTTCACCGTGTGGTACAGGTGGGCTCGGGACCCTGGGGGGGCACCCCCACCCTTCCACTGGCTAAGTCCAGGAGAGAGTCACGCAGATCCAGCCTCAATACCGGACCCCTCACCTCCAACAATACAATCATTGATGTGAGGAAAAACCCAGTGTAA
- the kif7 gene encoding kinesin-like protein kif7 isoform X1: MSPKVPGGQGRPEDTAVQVAVRVRPLLPKELLHSHESCITADPEQCRVTLGHDRHFVCDYLFEETSCQEVVYTVCVQPLIEAFFQGFNATVFAYGQTGSGKTYTIGEANISSFRDEEQGIIPRAVAEVFKLLDENDLTDFSVRVSYLEIYKEDFRDLLEVETASKDIHIREDDKGNIVLCGVKECEVEGLDEVLSLLESGNTARHTGATQMNPHSSRSHTIFSVLMDQRRGGLRGQGAPTGSALHVLSSKFHFVDLAGSERILRTGNTGERLKESIQINSGLLALGNVIGALGDPKRRGTHIPYRDSKITRILKDSLGGNAKTLMIACISPSSSDFDESLNTLNYSQRARNIQNRATVNCRGEPDRVEGLEQQIRALRRALENRQRSETRIITRSDQDRRTRHGEGEISRLQAQSAHYRTCTDSAYRLLGELQCEGALSAEQGGRVKEWLCSVEEERSGLTTASGPDSGIEGSSTEDNSALRRAKAAVKNQGCEAVGEDRERGREGDGEREESVAPLRSQVQQLERENTDFLAALEDAMEQYKQQSDKLQEQQDLIAELQCLLSTPGVSGLGLNLRPRPHTAPMGATRHAHNGFAPGQASPVDCVESDQDHYGYGYPSCNLKVIGGERRDGEEEDGHVSLNRDRRKQMNQTLSKREGVSTAGRGLGSQPALSEQLPTSFCTRRPSNSSVGESSVGLGGSELGLMQAQQKIRELSVTIRMKEELIRELVKTGKDAQALNKQYSRKIVALEGEAEQARQELQEAQRQLQELERQERESSGASDRTRAQECRRKIAAAQSKVQVLNQRQRATARLASLSAQSERRVGELERSVQSMRQQQEQLQRRLRQESQQKRRLETEMQRRTHRVKELEIKNEQQQKILRIKTEEIAAFQKQRRSGSNGSVISLEEQQKIEEQKRWLDEEMERVLEQRRGLEDLEGELTKREEILFKKEALLQERSGLETKRLRSSQALSQDLVTLSGRIESLERELSERNGQLRSGSAQDSQQIRQEISNLRQEKDTLLKQRVELDDKLRQGSLLSPEEERTVFQLDEAIEALDAAIEYKNEAITQRQRQLRASASMLSQWEMNLMAKLSYLSASETRALLCKYFDKVVSLREEERKLQLALADVEMRGEEQQKLVQWLENALERSQLDTDRRLTQQQKEHERSIQLLLQQCREQMDGGLAGRQRQYEGWIHNLSKELNLYKTANLELSSRLRELCGLACSPGDPGRVLGSLGSEGRAAGCGSVERLSRGPEDCSQSGSGSGSGSGEPERPPKSREEMRELVNAPLPATWRRSSLPTEDPCGMEELQLRATGEMPVHRVVQVGSGPWGGTPTLPLAKSRRESRRSSLNTGPLTSNNTIIDVRKNPV, from the exons ATGTCCCCCAAGGTACCTGGTGGCCAGGGCAGGCCAGAGGACACTGCAGTGCAGGTCGCTGTTCGAGTGCGCCCCCTTCTGCCCAAAGAACTGCTGCACAGCCATGAGAGCTGCATCACCGCTGACCCCGAGCAGTGCCGCGTCACACTCGGTCACGACCGACACTTCGTCTGCGACTACCTGTTTGAAGAGACCAGCTGCCAGGAAGTAGTTTACACTGTATGTGTCCAGCCTCTCATAGAAGCTTTTTTTCAGGGCTTCAATGCCACAGTTTTTGCTTATGGACAGACTGGCTCTGGCAAGACATACACGATTGGGGAGGCCAACATAT CCTCCTTCAGGGATGAGGAGCAGGGAATCATCCCCAGGGCTGTGGCTGAGGTCTTCAAGCTGCTCGATGAGAACGACCTCACTGACTTCTCCGTCCGAGTGTCCTACCTGGAGATCTACAAGGAGGACTTCAGAGACTTGCTGGAGGTGGAGACGGCCAGCAAGGACATCCATATCAGGGAGGATGACAAGGGCAACATTG tgCTGTGTGGGGTAAAGGAGTGTGAAGTGGAGGGTCTGGATGAGGTCTTGAGCCTTTTGGAGTCTGggaacacagccagacacactggCGCCACCCAGATGAATCCCCACTCCAGCCGGTCGCACACCATCTTCAGCGTGCTCATGGACCAGCGGCGGGGGGGCCTGAGGGGCCAGGGGGCCCCCACAGGATCCGCGCTTCACGTCCTATCATCCAAGTTCCACTTTGTGGACCTGGCGGGGTCGGAGCGTATCCTGCGGACTgggaacacaggagagaggctgaaggagagtATCCAGATCAACAGCGGCCTACTGGCCCTGGGCAACGTGATCGGAGCTCTGGGAGACCCCAAGAGAAGGGGCACCCACATACCCTACAGGGACTCCAAAATTACCAG GATCTTAAAAGACTCTCTGGGAGGAAACGCCAAAACGCTGATGATTGCCTGcatcagcccctcctcctccgactTTGACGAGAGTCTGAACACTCTCAACTACTCCCAGCGGGCCCGGAACATCCAGAACCGGGCCACTGTGAACTGCCGAGGCGAGCCAGACCGCGttgaggggctggagcagcagatCAGGGCTCTGCGCCGCGCCCTGGAAAACCGCCAGCGCTCCGAGACACGCATCATCACTCGCTCCGACCAGGACAGACGGACACgccacggagagggagagatcagcAGACTGCAGGCTCAGAGTGCCCACTACAGGACCTGCACCGACAGTGCATACAG GTTGCTTGGGGAGctgcagtgtgagggggctctGAGCgcggagcagggggggagggtgaaggagtgGCTGTGttcggtggaggaggagcggagcggCCTGACCACGGCCTCGGGGCCTGACAGCGGCATAGAAGGGAGCTCCACAGAGGACAACTCTGCCCTGAGGAGGGCCAAGGCCGCCGTCAAGAACCAG GGGTGTGAGGCTGTGGGAGAGGACcgtgagcgggggagagagggagacggagagagggaggagagtgtcgCCCCGCTCCGCTCTCAGGTccagcagctggagagagagaacacagactTCCTGGCTGCACTGGAGGATGCCATGGAGCAGTACAAACAACAG AGTGATAAGCTGCAGGAGCAGCAGGATCTCATAGCGGAGCTGCAGTGTCTGCTGTCTACTCCCGGCGTGTCGGGGCTGGGCCTAAACCTCCGTCCAcgcccccacactgcccccatGGGCGCCACACGCCACGCCCACAACGGATTTGCACCCGGACAG GCCAGCCCAGTGGACTGTGTGGAGAGTGATCAGGACCACTATGGTTACGGTTACCCTTCCTGTAACCTCAAGGTCAttgggggagaaaggagggacgGCGAGGAAGAGGATGGCCATGTGTCTCTGAACCGGGACAGACGGAA ACAGATGAACCAGACATTGTCCAAGCGGGAGGGTGTGTcaacagcagggagggggttgggCTCTCAGCCTGCATTATCAGAGCAGCTGCCCACCTCCTTCTGCACCAGACGACCAT ctaacTCCAGTGTAGGTGAGAGCTCGGTGGGTCTGGGGGGGTCGGAGCTGGGGCTCATGCAGGCCCAGCAGAAGATCAGGGAGCTGTCAGTCACCATCCGCATGAAGGAGGAGCTGATCAGGGAGCTAGTCAAGACAG gtaaggACGCGCAGGCCCTGAACAAGCAGTACAGCCGTAAGATCGTGGCCCTGGAGGGCGAGGCGGAGCAGGCCCGCCAGGAGCTGCAGGAGGCGCAGCGGCagctgcaggagctggagcgccaggagagggagagcagcggCGCCTCGGACCGCACGCGCGCCCAGGAGTGTCGCAGGAAGATCGCTGCCGCTCAGAGCAAAGTTCAG gtcctgAACCAGCGTCAGAGGGCCACGGCGCGGCTGGCGTCGCTGTCGGCCCAGAGCGAGCGGCGCGTGGGGGAGCTGGAGCGCAGCGTGCAGAGCATGCggcagcagcaggagcagctgCAGCGGAGGCTGCGCCAGGAGAGCCAGCAGAAACGCCGCCTGGAGACGGAGATGCAGAGGCGCACGCACCGAGTCAAG GAGCTGGAGATCAAGAATGAGCAGCAGCAGAAGATCCTGAGGATAAAGACGGAGGAGATCGCAGCCTTCCAGAAGCAGCGGCGCAGCGGCAGCAACGGCTCCGTCATCTccctggaggagcagcag AAGATCGAGGAGCAGAAGCGCTGGCTGGACGAGGAGATGGAGCGTGtcctggagcagaggaggggtctggaggacctggagggggagctgaccaagagagaggagatccTCTTCAAGAAAGAGGCTCTGCTGCAAGAACGCAGCGGCCTGGAGACCAAGAGGCTACGATCCAGCcag GCCCTCAGTCAGGACCTGGTGACCCTCTCAGGGCGTATCGAGTCGCTGGAGCGGGAGCTGAGCGAGAGGAACGGCCAGCTTCGCTCTGGCAGCGCCCAGGACTCCCAGCAGATCCGCCAGGAGATCTCCAACCTGCGGCAGGAGAAGGACACACTGCTGAAGCAGAGGGTGGAACTGGACGACAAGCTGAGACAAGGCAGCCTGCTCTCACCTGAg gaggagaggactgtGTTCCAGCTGGACGAGGCCATCGAGGCTCTGGACGCAGCCATCGAGTACAAGAACGAGGCCATCacccagaggcagaggcagcttCGAGCCTCGGCCAGCATGCTCTCTCAGTGGGAGATGAACCTCATGGCCAAGCTCAGCTACCTGTCGGCTTCCGAGACACGAGCCCTCCTCTGCAAGTACTTTGAcaag GTGGTGTCTCTGCGCGAGGAGGAGCGTAAGCTTCAGCTGGCCCTGGCGGATGTGGAGATGCGAGGGGAGGAGCAGCAGAAGCTGGTGCAGTGGCTGGAGAACGCTCTGGAGCGCTCCCAGCTGGACACAGACCGCCGGCTCACCCAACAGCAGAAGGAGCACGAGAGGAGCATCCAGCTCCTGCTCCAGCAGTGCCGAG AGCAAATGGACGGGGGCCTGGCGGGCCGTCAGAGGCAGTACGAGGGCTGGATCCATAACCTCAGCAAGGAGCTGAACCTCTACAAGACAGCCAACCTGGAGCTGAGCAGCAGGCTGAGGGAGCTGTGTGGGCTGGCCTGCTCGCCTGGCGACCCGGGCAGAG TGCTGGGCTCACTGGGCTCtgaggggagggcagcaggctGTGGTAGTGTGGAGAGGCTGAGCAGAGGCCCAGAGGACTGCAGCCAGAGTGGGAGTGGAAGcgggagtgggagtggggagCCAGAGAGACCCCCCAAAtccagagaggagatgagggagctGGTGAACGCACCTCTACCCGCCACCTGGAGGCGCTCTTCCCTCCCCACGGAGGACCCCTGCGGCATGGAGGAGCTGCAGCTCAGGGCGACTGGCGAGATGCCTGTTCACCGTGTGGTACAGGTGGGCTCGGGACCCTGGGGGGGCACCCCCACCCTTCCACTGGCTAAGTCCAGGAGAGAGTCACGCAGATCCAGCCTCAATACCGGACCCCTCACCTCCAACAATACAATCATTGATGTGAGGAAAAACCCAGTGTAA